In bacterium, a genomic segment contains:
- a CDS encoding HPF/RaiA family ribosome-associated protein, whose amino-acid sequence MRITIRGKNLELTETIKDYINNKIGGLEKFSILGGSTGEKEESSSHSVSIADVEVGVLTHHHKSGKIFIAMATLTFPKHLIRAEAQAEDLYQAIDEVRDKLEMNIESQKKGFISRKHRAALIWKKIKGLSPLAWLKNEFRKGKRGKEKF is encoded by the coding sequence ATGCGCATTACCATCAGAGGCAAGAATTTAGAATTAACCGAGACAATAAAAGATTACATTAATAACAAAATCGGCGGATTGGAAAAATTCTCCATTTTGGGCGGTTCTACCGGGGAAAAAGAAGAAAGCAGCAGCCATTCGGTATCAATTGCTGATGTGGAAGTCGGTGTTTTGACGCATCATCACAAAAGCGGGAAGATTTTTATCGCTATGGCAACTTTAACTTTTCCCAAGCATCTTATCAGAGCGGAAGCGCAGGCGGAAGATTTATATCAAGCGATCGATGAGGTGCGCGATAAGCTTGAAATGAACATAGAAAGCCAGAAAAAAGGTTTTATTTCGAGAAAGCATCGGGCAGCGCTGATTTGGAAAAAAATAAAAGGACTTTCGCCGTTGGCGTGGCTTAAAAATGAATTTAGGAAAGGGAAAAGAGGGAAAGAGAAGTTTTAA
- the mnmA gene encoding tRNA 2-thiouridine(34) synthase MnmA, whose amino-acid sequence MNLTKKKIKIAVAMSGGVDSSVAAALLAKQGYDVMGVFMHFWFETPKDGQKLDEFVNRCCSLEAEKMARGVCEKIGIPFYTLNVAEEFKKAVVDHFLSELKKGATPNPCVVCNKEIKFKLLLEKAESFGADAVATGHYARIKREIPNPKSQIPNKNQIPVYKLLKAKDRNKDQSYFLYNLTQAQLAKYLFPIGDHLKTDVRKMAKKLDLPVWNRPESQEICFISDNDVRRFISEYLDLTPGKIIDTAGKVLGTHSGLPLFTVGQRHGLGIGGGKPYYAVKMDYKTHELIVTSDTEDKLLYRKDLIAESVNWISGKMPSSSAKCQATIRYRHKLEEAIVKPLEKGKYEVKFAVPQRAMTSGQSVVFYKGEEALGGGIISL is encoded by the coding sequence ATGAATTTAACTAAGAAAAAAATTAAAATTGCCGTCGCGATGAGCGGCGGCGTGGATAGTTCCGTGGCTGCCGCCCTGCTCGCAAAGCAGGGTTATGACGTTATGGGAGTATTTATGCATTTTTGGTTTGAAACGCCGAAAGACGGGCAAAAACTGGATGAATTTGTAAATCGCTGCTGTTCGCTGGAAGCGGAAAAAATGGCGCGCGGGGTATGCGAAAAAATCGGTATTCCGTTTTACACGCTGAATGTTGCCGAAGAATTTAAAAAAGCGGTGGTTGATCATTTTTTAAGCGAATTAAAAAAAGGCGCTACGCCCAATCCTTGCGTGGTTTGCAATAAGGAAATAAAATTCAAGCTTTTGCTGGAAAAAGCGGAAAGTTTTGGCGCGGATGCCGTGGCGACAGGGCACTATGCGCGCATAAAGCGGGAAATCCCAAATCCCAAATCCCAAATCCCAAACAAAAACCAAATTCCAGTTTATAAATTACTTAAGGCGAAGGACAGGAACAAAGACCAGAGTTATTTCTTGTATAATCTAACGCAAGCGCAATTGGCCAAGTATTTATTTCCCATTGGCGATCATTTAAAAACCGATGTTAGGAAAATGGCGAAGAAACTTGATCTTCCTGTGTGGAATCGGCCCGAGAGCCAGGAAATATGTTTTATATCGGACAACGATGTAAGAAGATTTATTAGCGAATATCTTGATTTGACTCCGGGAAAGATTATCGATACCGCCGGAAAAGTTCTCGGAACACATTCGGGTTTGCCGCTTTTTACTGTCGGCCAGCGGCATGGTTTGGGTATTGGCGGGGGAAAGCCGTATTATGCGGTAAAGATGGATTATAAAACGCACGAGCTTATCGTAACTTCTGATACCGAGGATAAATTGCTGTATCGGAAAGATTTGATAGCCGAAAGCGTCAACTGGATAAGCGGTAAAATGCCTTCGAGCTCGGCAAAATGCCAAGCGACAATTCGCTATAGGCATAAGCTGGAAGAGGCAATAGTGAAGCCGCTAGAAAAGGGGAAGTATGAAGTGAAGTTCGCTGTTCCTCAGCGTGCTATGACGTCCGGACAGTCGGTGGTTTTTTATAAAGGAGAAGAAGCGCTGGGTGGCGGAATAATTAGTTTGTAA
- a CDS encoding ABC transporter ATP-binding protein — translation MEFADDLKIVWRFLAKYKREVYIIFCVAFFASAIEAAVPYIYGKIIDLIINGEGISVFALILFIWLVLSFIKDWAHRYVVREGGKISVKCAVDLIADLNSYVMRLRLSFHKTQKTGKLASKYIRASDFLESIITDIVFVFGSDLLTVVLVYLVILNIEWRIALFLGLAIVFYLWITLSRINSISGALLKMISSYEEGDAIMHDSIANIQVVKTNVNEKYETEKAKKSLNTSYARYKDFINAWSALDSYQQVIISITTILLFGVLILLKDRSLISIGEIVTVIGYSSLIFNPLRRISQNLERFKRSVGVVKKALKLFNEPLEPYEKSGAIVLNKIKGQIEFKDVDFNYNKGNPVLEDINFKARPGQVIALVGESGVGKSTLVDLISRYNIPASGKIMLDGTDVQDLDLKSLRSQIAIVPQEISLFNDTLKNNIIYGKLDATDAEIWRAAEAAHADEFINNFPDKLAQQVGERGVKLSTGQKQRVAIARAILKNPKILILDEATSALDSKSELLVQRALKKLIKGRTTFVIAHRLSTIQHADKILVLDKGRIVESGKHSALIKKRGLYYRLFSLQSLGEVEGE, via the coding sequence ATGGAGTTCGCTGATGATTTGAAAATCGTTTGGAGGTTTTTAGCGAAATATAAGCGCGAGGTTTATATCATTTTTTGCGTGGCATTTTTTGCTTCCGCCATCGAAGCCGCTGTTCCTTATATTTATGGAAAAATCATTGATTTGATCATCAACGGTGAAGGGATATCGGTTTTTGCCCTGATTTTGTTTATTTGGCTGGTTTTAAGCTTTATTAAAGACTGGGCTCATCGGTATGTGGTGCGCGAAGGGGGAAAAATCAGCGTAAAATGCGCGGTTGATCTGATCGCCGACCTGAACAGTTATGTGATGCGTTTGAGGTTAAGTTTTCATAAAACTCAAAAGACGGGAAAACTCGCTTCAAAATACATAAGAGCATCCGATTTTTTGGAGTCAATCATTACGGATATAGTTTTTGTTTTTGGCTCCGATCTTTTGACAGTCGTTTTGGTGTATTTGGTGATATTAAATATAGAATGGAGGATCGCTTTATTTTTGGGACTGGCCATTGTTTTTTACCTTTGGATCACTTTGAGCAGAATCAATAGCATTAGCGGCGCGCTGCTTAAGATGATCAGCTCTTATGAAGAAGGGGATGCGATTATGCATGATTCCATCGCCAATATTCAAGTTGTAAAAACGAATGTGAATGAAAAATACGAAACCGAAAAAGCGAAAAAATCTTTAAATACCAGCTACGCGAGGTATAAAGATTTTATTAACGCGTGGAGCGCGCTTGATTCTTATCAGCAGGTCATTATTAGCATTACCACTATTTTATTATTCGGGGTTTTGATTTTATTAAAAGACCGCAGCTTGATTTCAATCGGTGAGATAGTTACGGTTATCGGGTACAGCAGCTTGATTTTTAATCCTTTGCGGCGAATTTCACAAAATCTTGAACGGTTCAAGCGCTCGGTAGGCGTCGTTAAAAAAGCTTTAAAATTATTTAATGAGCCCCTGGAACCATATGAAAAATCAGGAGCGATAGTTTTGAATAAGATCAAAGGCCAAATAGAATTTAAAGACGTGGATTTTAATTATAATAAAGGAAATCCGGTGCTGGAAGATATAAATTTTAAAGCCAGGCCGGGTCAAGTGATCGCTTTGGTCGGTGAAAGCGGGGTCGGGAAATCGACATTGGTGGATCTGATCTCGCGCTACAATATTCCTGCCAGCGGGAAAATAATGCTTGACGGAACAGATGTTCAAGATCTGGATTTAAAAAGTTTGCGGAGCCAGATCGCCATTGTGCCGCAGGAGATCAGCTTGTTCAACGATACGCTGAAAAATAATATTATTTACGGAAAACTTGATGCGACGGACGCGGAAATATGGCGGGCGGCCGAAGCGGCGCACGCGGATGAGTTCATAAATAATTTTCCCGATAAGCTCGCGCAGCAAGTCGGAGAAAGAGGGGTAAAATTATCCACCGGACAAAAGCAAAGAGTGGCGATCGCCCGCGCGATCTTGAAAAATCCGAAGATATTGATCTTAGACGAGGCGACTTCGGCGCTGGATTCCAAAAGCGAGCTACTGGTGCAAAGAGCGCTTAAAAAATTGATCAAAGGCAGGACCACTTTTGTTATCGCGCACCGCTTGAGTACGATTCAGCACGCGGATAAGATATTAGTGCTGGACAAAGGAAGGATCGTCGAATCAGGCAAACATAGCGCCCTGATCAAAAAGCGGGGTTTGTATTATAGATTATTCAGTTTGCAGAGCTTGGGAGAAGTTGAGGGAGAATAA
- a CDS encoding DUF5661 family protein, translating into MPDNKHFTTEEAKTIGESFGIKWDKYNVEQFRMGLDVELEHGLVDPKTNVTDDDPIITGKIALAHLNEFSDYYTRLEKLEKEADEYWKK; encoded by the coding sequence ATGCCAGATAACAAACATTTTACAACCGAGGAAGCAAAAACCATTGGTGAAAGCTTTGGTATTAAATGGGATAAATATAATGTTGAGCAGTTTCGAATGGGACTCGACGTCGAGCTTGAGCATGGATTAGTGGATCCAAAAACAAATGTTACGGACGACGACCCGATCATAACTGGCAAGATCGCTCTCGCTCATCTTAATGAGTTTTCTGATTATTATACGCGCTTGGAAAAGCTTGAGAAAGAAGCGGACGAATATTGGAAGAAGTAA
- a CDS encoding small multi-drug export protein → MNQELATFLTAMTPIGELRAAIPLAIGVYKMSPANALFWSISGNIAIAVLLIRFLCPAVKILTRRLPFLKRFLWKVLLKTRKNYYKKHENWGSLALVMFVAIPLPMTGAWTAAIIAFLFGIPFCRALALISAGIIIAGFLVLGVTLGALKIFF, encoded by the coding sequence ATGAATCAGGAGTTAGCTACATTTTTAACAGCAATGACGCCGATAGGCGAACTGCGCGCGGCTATACCGCTGGCTATTGGCGTGTATAAAATGTCGCCGGCGAACGCGCTGTTTTGGTCAATATCAGGCAATATCGCCATTGCGGTGCTGCTTATTCGCTTTTTATGTCCTGCGGTAAAAATTTTAACGAGGCGTTTGCCTTTTTTAAAGCGGTTTTTATGGAAAGTTCTTTTGAAAACGAGAAAGAATTATTATAAAAAACACGAGAATTGGGGCAGTTTGGCTTTAGTTATGTTTGTGGCGATTCCGCTGCCTATGACTGGCGCATGGACAGCCGCGATAATCGCGTTTCTTTTCGGAATTCCTTTTTGTCGGGCGCTGGCTTTAATCAGCGCGGGAATTATTATCGCTGGATTTTTGGTGCTGGGAGTTACTTTGGGCGCGTTAAAAATTTTCTTTTAG
- the murG gene encoding undecaprenyldiphospho-muramoylpentapeptide beta-N-acetylglucosaminyltransferase, with protein MRVLFTGGGTGGHIMPIIAVAAKVKEILSTLHEIPNFLFIGSDSPFNEVIAISGIPIKTIKAYKLRRYWSIDNIIDLINLPIGAIQAFFQVYSFMPDVVFSKGGYASFPVVLAAWFFRIPIIIHESDSVAGLANTIEGKLANRIAVSFAEAGNYFSRKKIILTGNPVRQEIFQGDKERAIEEFGLKRDLPTLLILGGSQGAQKINNIVLEALVKIVTKAQVIHVCGIDNYEDVKKTISDFGLTNIEDYHPYPFLLDNLKDAYAISDLVVSRAGANNISEIINLNKPVVLVPLPNSAGAHQLKNAYYYSSKGAALLLDETNLTPNMLYDAIFGILDNKSKQVQMIRAARQLMSLDAAQLIAEEIIRLGK; from the coding sequence ATGAGAGTATTATTTACCGGCGGCGGAACAGGAGGGCATATTATGCCTATTATCGCAGTAGCCGCAAAAGTAAAAGAAATATTAAGTACGCTTCACGAAATACCAAATTTTCTGTTTATAGGCAGTGATAGTCCGTTTAATGAAGTTATCGCTATTTCCGGTATCCCGATTAAGACCATTAAGGCGTATAAACTGCGCAGATATTGGTCAATTGATAATATTATTGATTTGATAAACTTGCCGATTGGCGCAATTCAGGCTTTTTTCCAAGTCTATTCGTTTATGCCCGATGTGGTATTTTCAAAAGGCGGATATGCGTCTTTTCCAGTCGTGCTAGCGGCCTGGTTTTTCCGCATCCCGATAATTATTCATGAATCTGATTCGGTGGCGGGATTGGCAAATACCATTGAAGGAAAATTGGCCAACAGGATCGCGGTTTCTTTTGCCGAGGCGGGAAATTATTTTAGCAGGAAGAAAATAATTCTTACGGGCAATCCGGTTCGCCAGGAGATTTTTCAGGGCGATAAAGAGCGGGCAATAGAAGAATTTGGCTTGAAAAGAGATTTACCCACGCTTTTGATATTAGGGGGAAGCCAAGGAGCGCAAAAAATTAATAATATAGTGCTGGAGGCGCTAGTTAAGATCGTTACGAAGGCTCAGGTCATACATGTATGCGGGATTGATAATTATGAAGATGTAAAAAAAACAATTTCCGATTTTGGCCTGACAAACATTGAAGATTATCATCCTTATCCTTTTTTATTAGACAATCTTAAGGATGCTTATGCCATAAGCGACCTGGTCGTCAGCAGGGCCGGAGCAAATAATATTTCGGAAATAATCAATTTGAATAAGCCGGTGGTTTTAGTTCCTCTTCCGAATTCTGCCGGCGCCCATCAATTAAAAAACGCTTATTATTACAGCAGCAAAGGCGCGGCGTTGTTGCTGGATGAAACTAACCTGACGCCCAATATGCTTTATGACGCTATTTTTGGAATATTGGACAATAAATCAAAGCAAGTTCAGATGATTCGCGCCGCCAGGCAATTAATGTCGCTCGATGCGGCGCAATTGATCGCTGAGGAGATTATAAGACTGGGAAAATAG
- the murC gene encoding UDP-N-acetylmuramate--L-alanine ligase, which translates to MGIFNGLKKIDFDKIKKIHFIGIGGIGISAISKLMLAQGKKVSGSDLGESDITAKLEKMGAKIFIGQKKENVPKDADLAIYTPAIAYDNVEMIASKENRIPLMSYPEALGFLLNDKFGVAVCGTHGKSTVTSMVGLVLAGGGLDPSVVVGSKVPEFDGNLRIGNSINSEHYFIAEACEYKRDFLEYYPKIIVLNNIELDHTDYYKDIADFRSAFEEFIGHLPDNGVLILNGDDKQVESLKLKVKSPNAKLKIIQFGLGENNDVRGYDFKTENGKTKFKVNYRDKDLGEFVIKLPGKFNVYNALAAIATGLHLKIDAEKIKKSLADFGGIWRRFEIKGEYRGATVISDYAHHPTAVRSTIEAAREFYPERRIVAVFQPHQHNRTKMLYDDFLKSFDSANVLVLAKIFDVAGREEKKDQNVSSQRLAEDIKAVIARSEATKQSLANARLSNKLRDCHAPTSGARNDNNNVFLQSDSIFYAKNLDEVRKLIDEKIKPGDVLLIMGAGDIYKVADELVKK; encoded by the coding sequence ATGGGAATTTTTAACGGGTTGAAAAAAATAGATTTTGATAAAATAAAAAAAATTCATTTTATTGGAATTGGCGGAATTGGCATTTCTGCGATATCCAAGCTTATGCTTGCGCAAGGCAAGAAGGTTAGCGGTTCAGATCTGGGTGAATCCGATATTACGGCAAAGCTAGAAAAAATGGGAGCAAAAATTTTTATCGGCCAAAAAAAAGAAAATGTGCCGAAGGACGCGGATCTGGCTATTTATACGCCTGCGATAGCTTACGATAATGTTGAAATGATAGCCTCTAAAGAAAACAGGATACCTCTTATGAGCTATCCGGAAGCTTTGGGGTTTTTATTGAATGATAAATTTGGTGTTGCTGTTTGCGGAACGCATGGCAAGTCAACTGTGACTTCAATGGTTGGCCTTGTTTTGGCAGGCGGCGGATTGGATCCGAGTGTCGTGGTAGGGAGTAAAGTGCCGGAATTTGATGGAAATTTGAGAATTGGCAACTCGATAAACAGTGAACATTATTTTATTGCGGAAGCTTGCGAATACAAGCGTGATTTTTTGGAATATTATCCGAAAATTATCGTTTTGAATAATATCGAGCTTGACCATACGGATTACTATAAAGATATTGCAGACTTCAGAAGCGCCTTTGAGGAATTTATTGGACATTTGCCGGATAATGGAGTTTTGATTTTGAATGGAGACGACAAGCAAGTTGAAAGTTTAAAGTTAAAAGTTAAAAGTCCGAATGCAAAGCTGAAAATTATACAATTTGGTCTCGGCGAGAATAATGATGTAAGGGGGTATGATTTTAAAACCGAGAACGGGAAAACAAAATTCAAAGTAAATTATAGAGATAAAGATTTGGGCGAGTTTGTGATTAAACTTCCCGGGAAATTCAATGTTTATAACGCGTTAGCCGCAATAGCAACAGGCTTGCATTTGAAAATTGATGCGGAAAAAATAAAAAAATCCTTAGCTGATTTTGGCGGAATTTGGCGGAGATTTGAGATAAAAGGCGAATATCGCGGCGCAACGGTAATTTCCGATTACGCGCATCATCCGACAGCGGTGAGGTCGACGATTGAAGCGGCACGGGAATTTTATCCCGAACGAAGAATTGTCGCGGTTTTTCAGCCGCACCAGCATAATCGGACGAAAATGCTCTACGATGATTTTTTGAAGAGTTTTGACAGCGCGAATGTTTTGGTTTTGGCGAAAATTTTCGATGTTGCAGGAAGAGAAGAAAAAAAAGATCAAAATGTGAGCTCGCAAAGACTGGCGGAAGATATAAAAGCTGTCATTGCGAGGAGCGAAGCGACGAAGCAATCTCTGGCTAATGCCAGATTATCAAACAAGTTGAGAGATTGCCACGCCCCGACAAGCGGGGCTCGCAATGACAATAATAATGTTTTTTTGCAATCCGATTCTATTTTTTATGCCAAAAATTTGGATGAAGTTCGAAAATTGATCGATGAAAAAATCAAACCCGGTGATGTTTTATTGATCATGGGCGCGGGAGATATTTATAAGGTGGCGGATGAATTGGTTAAAAAATAA
- the murB gene encoding UDP-N-acetylmuramate dehydrogenase, producing the protein MTVIKNLLKNVQENIPLAPYTTFKIGGPAKYFYAAKTALEIKQAMQFAKGLKLPYYVIGSGSNILVSDKGFDGLVIKLQNTDHKIQAEEVICESGVPLGKIVNETVKNELIGLECLIGIPGTIGGAIYGNAGAFNHSIGEFVKSVKVLNSDNLKEEVLAGEECKFDYRSSAFKEKKYIILSAVLKLKKGDKLESEKIIKEYVAKRQGRHPAGPSAGSVFKNPLIKENQRVFEKLTERYPELEEFKAIEKIPAGWLIEEYGLLGKKIGGAMVSKEHGNFIINTGGAKAEDVIMLISLIKQKIRVNFGIQLEEEIQYVGF; encoded by the coding sequence ATGACTGTTATTAAAAATTTATTAAAAAATGTTCAAGAAAATATTCCACTGGCGCCATATACCACTTTTAAGATCGGCGGACCGGCAAAATATTTTTATGCGGCAAAAACCGCCTTGGAAATCAAACAAGCGATGCAATTTGCCAAAGGATTAAAACTACCTTATTATGTAATAGGAAGTGGAAGCAATATTTTGGTCTCAGATAAAGGGTTTGACGGATTGGTGATCAAACTGCAAAATACCGATCATAAGATACAAGCTGAAGAAGTTATTTGCGAGAGCGGAGTTCCTTTGGGAAAAATAGTGAATGAAACCGTTAAAAATGAATTAATCGGGCTGGAGTGTTTGATAGGGATTCCGGGAACAATTGGCGGAGCGATCTATGGTAATGCCGGGGCGTTTAATCATTCGATTGGTGAATTTGTGAAAAGCGTAAAAGTCCTTAATTCTGATAATTTGAAGGAAGAGGTTTTGGCCGGAGAGGAATGCAAGTTTGATTATCGCAGCAGTGCGTTCAAAGAAAAAAAATATATTATTTTAAGCGCGGTTTTAAAACTGAAAAAAGGCGATAAACTGGAGAGTGAAAAAATAATAAAAGAATATGTTGCGAAACGGCAAGGAAGGCATCCTGCCGGTCCAAGCGCCGGTAGCGTGTTTAAAAATCCGCTAATAAAGGAAAATCAAAGAGTTTTCGAGAAATTAACTGAACGATATCCTGAATTGGAAGAATTTAAAGCAATAGAAAAAATACCGGCAGGGTGGTTGATTGAAGAATATGGCTTGCTGGGCAAAAAAATCGGCGGAGCAATGGTTTCCAAGGAGCATGGGAATTTTATTATTAATACTGGCGGGGCTAAAGCCGAAGACGTAATAATGCTGATAAGCTTGATTAAACAGAAAATTCGTGTTAATTTTGGCATACAGCTTGAGGAGGAAATACAATATGTGGGGTTCTAA
- a CDS encoding ATP-grasp domain-containing protein: MAYTINNLADIKKIFEGSKTPIFYVSNVVDRGIGLENIIPNYHIICIDYDDEVDYLEKAGAKIFCLEKEFGKKNVILRSSAILLGQESVKKYIKENTPPGVQAAVVVFKPSLAAEKIALENNWKFLNNTTVLSKEIEDKFNFLFIAKSLHIRTPDAETIDFGRISYWELKKYYDYFVIQLKSGYAGSSTFFIRSKDDYGRLMDTFFRNPSGKKSFMVKVSKFIRGIPATVNACVTSSGAYVGKPCYQITGEELCTNNLGTTCGNDWGVLSVSAKALDEMNGIGKKIGMYLKGKGYKGIFGLDFIISEKNEDVYLIEINPRFVASIPFYTKLEIKNLAIPMIALHFLEFLGEKYDVDPRAKDLSNKNVLAISGSQLVLRNKEKMVCAPSSELKAGVYCLENDKLNFLRPGYSVLDLKSPNELIVLAAAKGRKIKPESEAARVESTGSFVSADYHLTADAELIIREVYDKLKLTVL, translated from the coding sequence ATGGCATATACAATAAACAATTTAGCTGACATAAAAAAGATTTTTGAGGGTTCAAAAACTCCGATTTTTTATGTTTCAAACGTTGTTGACAGAGGCATAGGTTTGGAGAATATTATTCCCAACTACCACATTATTTGCATTGATTATGATGACGAAGTGGACTATCTGGAAAAGGCGGGCGCAAAAATTTTTTGTCTGGAAAAAGAATTTGGCAAGAAGAACGTGATCCTTAGGAGTTCCGCGATATTGCTGGGCCAAGAATCGGTTAAAAAATATATAAAGGAAAACACTCCGCCGGGCGTGCAAGCGGCAGTGGTCGTATTCAAGCCGTCACTGGCGGCCGAAAAGATCGCTTTGGAAAATAATTGGAAATTTTTGAACAACACGACAGTTTTGTCGAAAGAGATCGAGGATAAGTTCAATTTCTTGTTTATCGCCAAAAGTTTGCACATAAGAACTCCCGACGCGGAAACGATAGATTTCGGGCGCATCAGTTATTGGGAGTTGAAAAAATATTACGATTATTTCGTCATTCAGCTTAAAAGCGGTTATGCCGGCAGTTCCACTTTTTTTATCAGAAGCAAAGATGACTACGGCAGGTTAATGGATACTTTTTTTCGCAATCCGTCCGGCAAAAAATCTTTTATGGTAAAAGTTTCGAAGTTTATTCGCGGCATTCCTGCAACGGTTAATGCTTGTGTTACTTCATCGGGGGCTTATGTGGGTAAGCCGTGCTATCAGATTACCGGCGAAGAATTATGCACGAATAATCTCGGCACAACTTGCGGAAACGATTGGGGAGTCCTTTCTGTTTCAGCCAAGGCACTGGATGAAATGAACGGAATTGGTAAAAAAATAGGGATGTATCTTAAAGGAAAAGGATATAAAGGGATTTTTGGCTTGGATTTTATCATAAGCGAAAAAAACGAAGATGTTTATTTAATCGAGATCAATCCGCGATTTGTCGCTTCCATACCTTTTTACACAAAACTGGAAATTAAAAATTTAGCAATTCCCATGATCGCTTTGCATTTTCTTGAATTTTTAGGAGAAAAATATGATGTTGATCCCAGAGCCAAAGATCTATCCAACAAGAATGTTTTAGCCATTTCCGGTTCACAGCTGGTTTTAAGGAATAAAGAAAAAATGGTGTGTGCTCCAAGCAGCGAATTAAAAGCAGGAGTTTATTGTCTTGAAAATGACAAGTTGAATTTTTTGCGGCCAGGGTATTCTGTTCTTGATTTAAAATCGCCAAATGAGCTTATTGTTCTGGCGGCGGCAAAGGGGAGAAAGATAAAACCGGAAAGCGAAGCGGCTCGAGTTGAATCTACGGGGTCGTTTGTTTCAGCTGATTATCATCTTACGGCGGATGCCGAATTAATTATTCGGGAAGTCTATGATAAATTAAAGCTGACTGTTTTATGA
- the ftsW gene encoding putative lipid II flippase FtsW, with product MIKSYRPDYVLIGTVLLLLLFGLIMVASASVIKGFQEFGDRYYYAKHQLIYGIIPGIIFFLFALKFYYRRWIKLSPILFVVSVIGLVVVLIPSLGFYHGGAARWITIGSYTLQPSEFVKMFFIIYLAAWLDKKGSKINDIKATLFPFLAIVAILSVLIIAQPNLGMLGIVTLSALALYYVSGAKIIHVFSLIILGISALAVFIKTEPYRLQRFVTFLDPKADLLNTGYQINQAVIAIGSGGLFGLGLGQSRQKYNYLPEPFGDSIFAITGEELGFAGLLALIILFLIFVWRCFIIAKNAPDNFGKLLVSGITFILVIQFFMNIAAITQFIPMTGVPMPFISYGGSALATALFGVGIILNVSSHTPRKSH from the coding sequence ATGATTAAATCTTACAGGCCAGACTACGTTTTAATCGGAACAGTATTGCTTTTATTGCTGTTTGGTTTGATAATGGTGGCCAGCGCTAGCGTCATTAAAGGGTTTCAGGAATTTGGCGATCGCTATTACTACGCCAAGCATCAGCTTATTTACGGAATTATTCCGGGAATTATTTTTTTTCTTTTCGCTTTAAAATTTTATTATCGCCGGTGGATAAAATTATCCCCAATTCTTTTTGTTGTTAGCGTTATTGGTTTAGTTGTTGTTCTTATCCCGTCTCTGGGCTTTTATCATGGCGGAGCGGCAAGATGGATCACTATTGGTTCCTATACGCTTCAGCCGTCTGAGTTTGTTAAGATGTTTTTTATTATTTATTTGGCGGCATGGCTTGATAAAAAAGGCAGCAAGATAAACGATATCAAAGCGACGCTTTTTCCATTTTTGGCCATCGTAGCGATTTTAAGCGTTCTTATTATTGCTCAGCCGAACCTGGGAATGCTTGGCATTGTTACGCTGTCCGCCCTGGCACTTTATTATGTTTCCGGAGCAAAAATAATTCACGTTTTTTCGTTAATAATTTTGGGGATTTCCGCTTTGGCGGTTTTTATTAAAACTGAACCTTATCGATTGCAACGTTTTGTGACTTTTTTGGATCCGAAGGCGGATTTGTTGAATACCGGCTATCAGATCAATCAAGCGGTAATTGCCATAGGTTCAGGCGGATTATTCGGCCTGGGTTTGGGACAGAGCCGGCAAAAATATAATTATTTGCCCGAGCCTTTCGGCGATTCTATTTTTGCTATTACCGGAGAAGAGCTGGGTTTCGCGGGACTTTTGGCGTTGATCATTTTATTTTTAATATTTGTTTGGCGGTGTTTTATCATAGCCAAGAACGCGCCGGATAATTTTGGGAAATTATTGGTTTCCGGAATTACTTTTATTCTTGTTATTCAGTTTTTTATGAATATTGCCGCGATTACGCAATTTATACCGATGACGGGAGTTCCTATGCCTTTTATCAGCTATGGCGGGTCTGCGCTAGCAACTGCTTTGTTCGGGGTTGGGATAATATTGAATGTTTCAAGCCATACTCCAAGAAAATCTCATTAA